From the Pithys albifrons albifrons isolate INPA30051 chromosome 27, PitAlb_v1, whole genome shotgun sequence genome, the window CTTTAAAACTTGCCTTCCAGCTGGAGAATGCCAAATTGTCCTCTGACCAAAATGacaaagctgctggtgctgctcgAGAGGAGCTGAAGGAGGCTCGCATGAGGATAGAAGCTCTCAGCTACCAGCTTTCTGGCCTTCAGAAACAGGTAAAGGGGCTAAATTTGCTTTCATCTTGAACACAGAGCACTGTTTTCTGTGGATATATTAACATTTCTGGCCCTTcatgttttctgaattttacaTAGAGAAATCTTTGGTACGTCCATTTGGGAGTTTGGTACGTCCATTTGGGTTTTAACCTTTTGAGTGGAACTCCGTGACAGCCAACTGGGCTTTCCCTTGTGCTCTCTGCCTAGGCCAGTGCAGCGGAAGATCGCATCCGGGAACTGGAGGAGATGATGGCTGGCGAGCGGGAGAAGTTCAGGAAGATGCTGGATGCAAAGGAGAGGGAAATGACAGACATGAGGGACCAGATGCAGCTTCAGCTTACGGAGTACCAAGAGCTGCTTGATGTTAAATTAGCACTGGACATGGAGATCAGTGCTTACCGAAAACTcctggaaggggaagaggaaaggtaTGTATAGATTCCACTCCTTTTCTAAGGACTAGCAGgtgttttttcatttcttacacTTACTTTTTTGCCATTTGAACAGGAGGGCCcagattttctttcactgaaataaTGTTGACTTCACACCACAATGTGTTTTATGGAACGCTTGTTCTCAGCTGAacactgtgtttattttattttggtttttgtaaTGGTCTTGAAGTACAGTTGAATGTATCATTGTGTGCTTGGTCTTCATCTCCTCTGCATTTTCCTGGTTTTAAGTCACGTTGCTCAAGGATAGTGTGTTTAGTAGTAGCTGTACCGGAGGGAAGGGTTAAGTAATCTGTGTTGCTCTTATTAGTGCCAGAGCATTCCTCAGGGATGGTAGCCTGTCCTCATGTGTGCAGTCTTACTGACACACTGAGTGAGGCTGctgtgtcagccttggggcACGTTACAGTCTGGTTTCTGAGAACATTGCAGCTCTGTCTGTGGTTCCCTGGGTGAGTTAATTCAAATGCTTTCTTGATTGCTTTAAGGTTAAAGCTCTCTCCGAGTCCCTCCTCCCGTGTCACAGTCTCTCGGGCtacctccagcagcagcagcagcacttcacTTGTTCGCTCTTCCCGAGGGAAGAGAAAACGTATTGAAGCAGAGGAGCTTTCCGGCAGTGGAACAAGTGGGATTGGCACTGGGAGtgtcagtggcagcagcagcagcagtagcttCCAAATGTCCCAGCAAGCTTCGGCTACAGGAAGTATCAGCATAGAAGAGATAGACCTGGAGGGCAAATATGTTCAGCTGAAGAACAATTCAGAGAAGGTGAGTGTCAACAGAACTCAGAGAAAGCAAGGAGGAGATAAATTGAGACCTGACACAGCCCTTTGCAGCATGAGTAGATACAGCCAcatggagagcaggagcagcatctCAAGGTGCAGCATCCTgcaggaattaacaggaattaAAAGTTGAACATTGTGTTGGGTTAACATGAGTGTAATGtttgctgcaggagcagaacacagtTTGTGTTCCAAATGTGTAAACGTGTGCTGGGATATTGCTCACAGAAACAGTCTGCTGTCCAGCAGAACTTTGTTTTGTGAAATGAAGatactttaaaattttgctGAATGACTTTAAGGGATTTACATTTTAGACTCTTACTGAATatagaaaaatactttcaagGTAGAATGCAGATGTCTAACAACCATGCAAATAAACTTATGTTCACAAAGCCTAAAGAAAACTGATGCAtgtttgctctgttttgttCACTCTAAATAACCTTCTGACTCTCTTCATTAGGATCAATCTTTGGGCAGCTGGAGGCTGAAAAGACAAATTGGAGATGGAGAAGAAATTGCTTACAAATTTACTCCTAAGTATGTCCTCAGAGCTGGGCAGACTGTTACAGTAAGTTGTTCTTACAGTATTTCAACAACATATTCCTTTGTTGATGCTGTGGCAGTTGTAAATTTTGTAGTTTGGTACAGCATGATTTGGTGTATAACCTTTGGGTTTGTGGATCTCACTTTAGAGGAGCGAgatttcagtttcaaaaatgcagaacagaaaataaatttctgtatTAGCACTTCAGTATTGAAGACCAATTTTGGGCACAGAGAAAGTTgaagaaaaaaggtattttgggGGATGTGTCAAGGACTATTTGTTTTCAAAGACTTTTACTTCGATTTGGAACACTGATCCTGCTCAGCCTCTTAAGGAAATGGGAACATTTCATATCATTCATTCAGTCTAGTAGACTGTAATTAAGACTAGATGTTCTCAGCCTTAACTGTAGTAGAACAGCTGCTTGTctataattttgtattttattttcagtctgcAACAAATGTTctttaagaagaaagaaatttatttcttttaatcacTTCTAGCAATGTCTACTTAAATATCAATTGTTCACATAGATATAAAAGATTAAGTTGATACACTACAAGCTTCTTTTTTTACAGTATAGTCACACAGACAGTGGTAGGAGAAATTTCTATATTCAGAAAAGAATTGATGAATGCAATattagtttttttcttgtttttatggCTAGTGTTACTTTTTGTTGCAGACTGACAAGAATATCTTACTACAAGTTACAGTGTAGATAAAAGTAGGATAAAACTGCCATTggaattgggaaaaaaacctggtgTGTAGAGGGAAGTAGGAGAATTAGGAGGAATTGtatatttaaaagaagacaTTGCATGAACATTTAATTACAGAATGTCTTTCTGCCTAGATTTGGGGTGCAGACGCAGGTGTGTCTCACAGCCCCCCTTCTGTCCTCGTGTGGAAGAATCAAGGCAGCTGGGGCACCGGAGGGAATATCCGCACTTACCTCGTGAACTCGGAGGGAGAGGTAGGCTGTGTCTGTGGGCTGGCTTATCTCCCAGCCTCTTTAACCTGAGGGTGGGCTGACATGACAGTGGCAAAATCCTGATTGTAAGATCTCCCCTATTATCTTCTAATATAAAACAGTTTGTgccactgaaataattaaatatctGTACATATCTCTGACATTTTGGGGATATTTTTGAAAACTGTGATCATCATTGTGATTATACCCATAGACATTTTTATcctgttttagaaaaaaaaattgtttggaaTTTGAGTATGTACTTTCAgaagagacaagaaaagaaacattgctGGCAATTCAAAGATCCATTATATAGCCCCATAGATATTTGGGGGTACAATGTAAATATTAATGTAGGAAGATAGCTGTCATTTCAGTGTTGGAAGCATAGCATAAGTTCTTTTTTGGCAGAGGTTCCTGTGTGTTCTGCATTGTCCTGCATCTGGTCACAGATAATGTTTTAAAACCATCCCTGCAGATGACTTCTTCACTGGAGAATAGTTCTTTGGCTGTTACTCATAACTGCCATTATCCCAGCCATCTGATAGGGAGACAGACCACATTGTATCAGTTTTTGTGATGCTTTTCTTGCTGGCAGTTCTCTGGAAGCACTTTGTGCACAGTGTGAGGTAGGAGAGGGTCATTTGTACAAATAGGAAGCTGACTGTCTCAGTATTCAAACTGAGTGATCAAATGAACATCTGAAAAAATTTCAAATCTCTTGTCTGTTCCAACTTTCTCTTCCCTGCTAAAAGTGCATGTTAAGGACAATCCACAACTAGATATTTGTACCTTTGATTTCCAGGGTGCAAGTAGATAGAAGAATTTTTTACCACTAAGatgtgttaaaaataatttagtaatAAAGGAAGCTTCCTGGGGTTTTAGAATTCTTTTTAGAATTACTCTGATAACCAACAGATGCAATTGATATGGAATATTTAGTAGAAATTGGGAATATTCTTAATGTTGTGTAATCATACTGAGAAAGTTTTGTTTCCCATATTATAGTCTGTCTCAGACAGCTCCTACCTGTGTCTGCTGTGACCTTGTATAAAATTGAAACATGTCTGCTTCCTCTGCAATTCCAGGGTAATGCAGGAAAATTCCTGTGGCTAAATTACATTACCATGCCTTTTAGTGCACAGTAATAGGAAAGATGTTGTGGTTTGCAGGATATTACTATTATTTGCTTACATGGCTAATGTTAAATCTAGGTCAAGTTGCTTTAAATCCTCCGAAATTTGATAGGGATGATATATTGATGGCATAGCAAAAACTTAAGGAATAGATAAAGACTCCTTATCTGTCATTTTGTGCAGGAAGTTGCAGTGAGAAGTGTTACTAAATCAGTAGTTGTGCGGGAGAACgaagaggaagaggatgagGCAGAGTATGGAGAGGAGGACCTTTTCAACCAACAGGTAATCAGATGCAGACCAGATGTTTAACTTGTGTCTTATTGGTTGGATCAATCAGGCATAAGATTTATGGGGTCACTCCAACTTTTGTCAGCTCTGAGCTTTCTGGTCCATTTTGCAGTGATTGCTGaagccctgcagcactgctgcaaacacagagagaggatcatgtgggcagggctgccagGAATTGCTGCTGGGATCCACCCTGGTACAGCTCAGGCAGTGGCTGGTGCCGGCTCGGGGTGTCTGTGGCCAAGTGCTCCAGGTCACACATTCACAGCACTGTCAGTGTTCCTCCCCTTCAGTATCTGCTGCTCTGTAAAACTGAACTGGGGCATTCTGGCTGCAAGCAGAATACAGCCAGATAACCTCTGAAAACCAGCAAAGGGGGGTGCTTCTGTTGCTCCAAGCTTCAGCTTATTGGTTTATTTTATGAcaaatacctgaagggaagttatagccaggtgggggctggtctcttctcccaggcactcagcaatagaacaagggggcacgggcttaagctctgccaggggaaatttaagttggatatcagaaaaaaattttttacagagagagtaatcaggcattggaatgggctgcccggagaggtggtggattcaccatccctagagatctttaaatgcagattggatgtggcgctgggtgccatgatctagtataaagtgaactagagttggaccaagggttagactcgatgatcttggaggtcttttccaacccaatcgattctatgattctatgaaatacacCTTCTACAGCTGAAATCaacttgtttttttgttgtaatACCACCTGTATGTTTCGATAACACTTGTGAAATAACCAGCCAGCAGTTGGCAGagtgaaaaggagaaagataCTTCATACAGGTTCAATTTATTTGAACTTCAAGCGATTTGTGCCCCTGAGCAATGGCTTTCAGTAGCTCTTTTCACAAAGAACCATTGCACCATTCTGTGCAGGTTTGCAGGGGAGTTCTGAAGGCTCTATTGGTCCTCAGAAGATTGTATTTGTAATATAAAGCAACTGAAGCAGAAACTTTTTCTTACCCAAAGAAGCAGCTTTGCAACATAGATCTCTCTCAAATGGAatcaaaatttgaaataaaggAAGGAACTTGCTGGTCTAAAGCCAATGGCATCATGATTTTCACTTGCCATTTGTATCCCTGTTGGAAATACAGAGACTGACCAGTCAATCCATCGTAGGGCAccacagcagaggagcagcGTGTCAGTCCTGGCAGCCAGCTGGGGCCTGTGCTCTGCTTCCTCCAGAGTTGGGATGTTCCCTTAATACAATTAAACTACcaaaaaattgcttttgacAATGGAGATGATAACCAGAGTCCAGGCTTACAAAATGAACAGCTGGTAAGAATTGAATTCAACTGTGTCTGTCTCATTTTAGGGGGATCCCAGAACAACCTCTAGAGGATGCTTGGTGAtgtgaaaaaagaagaaaaaactatTACTTGCGCTTTTCCCCctgcatttatttccttttatttttgcaattttttccctccagagccactgaaaactatttttatatgCATCATCTGATTTCTTTGACATTTACTCCTTGgtacatttttataaaaaaattcaaaaaaaaccTTTACTGAACAAAACTGCCAGTTTTTAatagatttctttatttttccctctttgttgAAACACTATATTGGAATACAATATTTTTCCCCATAGAGAGTTTAAAGTCTTATGTAGAAACCTTAAGCAGAAAGGAGGTTTTTAGCTAAAATGAGATGAGACTCCTTGAGTGTATGGTAAATCTGTAATTACATACATAACCAGGATAACCCCTCCCAAGAAAAGAAGTTGATTGAAGTGTGTTTGTCTGCAGGGCCCTGGGAGAGATTCACAGTGTTTCCTCCACAATTGCAAAGGGCCAGTATCTTGCCTGGTATCCTCAGCAATGCCCAGCTTAGGAAAATTAGAGCCCAGATTCATTCAAAATGGTGTTACACAATGGCAGTGACACAGGAAAGCTGCATTTTAGGCAGTGCCATCACAACTGCTCCAGTTTGACAGCCTAATGGTAAAAACATCTGAGTCTGTCACCACCTGAGCTCTGTGTCATCATTTCAGAACAAGGCAAATGGTGGGTTCTGCTTCCTGAATGTACACACCACCCGAAGCTGGAAGTGCCAAACCCAGAGTTTGGTTTTGAGGGGATTTTGCCATTGTCTCACCTGAGACCTTGTTAAGTCATGGGCACAAGTTGTGATGTTCAGTATTTACGATTAATGTTTCTGACATATTTAGCTTTAAGCAGATTGATGAAGATTTTAGAAGTTAAACATTTATACTTTTGGCAATGATAAATTTTGGGGATTTTAGAGGTTATCTTGTGTAAATGTCAGGTTTTTTAATCAGAGCTAGATGCAGCTTGTTCATACTTCTCTTACATTCAAAGGGACATTGTCAGATATCCTAAGGAGCAATATTTGCAAAATAGTGCAGAAATAGTTTCATGacttttttaaacaatttaaagaaattgtCACTGTTCAGGACTTAAGTGTTGCTGTGCAGCATTCAAGTGCTTGAGGCAAAGTCTAACAGGGAGTGAAGCAAGAATAGTTTTTTATAAAAAGTGCTTCCTATGGGTATCAGGTGATTTCTATTGCAATAGGAAGCATTTTGTATCTGACAGTGTCCCTTTAGCTTTAgggtttctgctgctgcatttctctGGAGATAGCTGGTCCCTGTGAGGGTCAGTGTTCATACAGTGGTGCATCTTTAAGcacaaggaaaaatatttgactgCTCCAAAGAATGCACTGAGGACTGTAcaagcaaacattttttaacTAGTTATTAGCATGGATACAGAATTTTCATACCATTTGATTGCAGCATAGAGTCCTGTTTTTACCTGCACTCTTGAACTCTGATCTCATTCAAATAGTTTAGACTCATCAGACAAGTGAAGAGGTTTGGATGTTTTCGGTGGCTTTTGGACATTATGTTCTCTGAACAGTATCATGACTGACAGATATAACCTAGAAAGTCAGTTTATTGGCTCTGGCTGATGGCTTTGTCATGCAAGCTGGGTGGAAACAAAAGGGGCTTTAAGCTTCAGGATTTATtttgccatttaaaaataaatcaaaaatgCTACTTTTCTCTATTTAAGTGGAATGACTGAATTGCTGACGTTACTAATGGAGATTTAGAATTGTGTTTTAATCCATGATCAGAATCCATTATCAAAAAAGCAGGACGAAGATTTGGCTGTTTGGGCTATGGGATAACTGCATTGTTGTACTTGGCCATCTTTCTAATGTAATTTTCCCACTCTGCTTGAGTAGAAGATCTAATATGTAGTAAATCATGTCTATCTCTCTGTAAGATGTATCTAGTGAAATTATGTTTCTCAGACATACTGTTAACAATTATCTTTTCTAAATTTGTTGTTACACAAATTAATGCAATCAATGTAAAGTTATTTTTGCAGCACACCTTCCAACCACTGGACAGCATTTCCCTTTCTGACACGTAGCTTTCATACTATACTGACATAGTGTCTGAgggctttttgctttttccttaaagatctgtatttattttttttaacatgggCCAG encodes:
- the LMNB2 gene encoding lamin-B2, with product MSGTPSRGTPAGTPLSPTRISRLQEKEELRQLNDRLAVYIDRVRALELENDRLLLKISEKEEVTTREVSGIKSLYESELADARRVLDETAKERARLQIEIGKLRAELEEFNKSYKKKDADLSVAQGRIKDLEVLFHRSEAELNTVLNEKRSLEAEVADLRAQLAKAEDSHAVAKKQLEKETLMRVDLENRCQSLQEDLDFRKNVFEEEIRETRKRHEHRLIEVDTSRQQEYESKMTQALEDLRNQHDEQVKLYKMELEQTYQAKLENAKLSSDQNDKAAGAAREELKEARMRIEALSYQLSGLQKQASAAEDRIRELEEMMAGEREKFRKMLDAKEREMTDMRDQMQLQLTEYQELLDVKLALDMEISAYRKLLEGEEERLKLSPSPSSRVTVSRATSSSSSSTSLVRSSRGKRKRIEAEELSGSGTSGIGTGSVSGSSSSSSFQMSQQASATGSISIEEIDLEGKYVQLKNNSEKDQSLGSWRLKRQIGDGEEIAYKFTPKYVLRAGQTVTIWGADAGVSHSPPSVLVWKNQGSWGTGGNIRTYLVNSEGEEVAVRSVTKSVVVRENEEEEDEAEYGEEDLFNQQGDPRTTSRGCLVM